GTTCGCTGGCGTAGCGGAACTCGCCCGGATCGACCACTCCCGAGGGCAGGTCGCCGCGCAGCGCGACGATGCGGCGGATGCCGGCGTCGGCATACTCCTGCAGGATGGAGCGGATGCTGTCGCGGGTGGAGCCGATGCACGACAGGTGGGGCGCGGCTTCATGGCCGGCCGCGGCGATCTCCTTCACGGCGGCGAAGGTGCGCTCGCGGGTCGAACCGCCGGCGCCGTAGGTCACGGAGAAGAAGGCGGGCTTCAGCGCGGCCAGCTTCTCGCAGGTGGTGCGCAGCTTGTCGGCGCCCTCGGCGGTCTGCGGCGGGAAGAACTCGATCGAGATTTCGGTATTCATGGCGTGTGCGGTGGGGTGCCGGCATCCGTTGCGCGGATGCCGTGGAAAAAGAATTCGCGGTTGCCGTCGCCGCCGGCGATGGGCGATTCGAACCAGTCGAGGATGCGCAGGCCGGCGTCGTGCGCGGCGGCGCGCAGCCGGGTCTCGACCTCGGCGTAGCGTGCCGCGTCGCGCACGATGCCGCCCTTGCCGAGCCCCTGCGGGCCGACCTCGAACTGCGGCTTCACCAGCGCCAGCACGTGCCCGCCCGGCGCCAGCAGCGCCGGCCATTGCGGCATCAGCAGGGCGAGCGAGATGAAGCTGGCGTCGCAGACGATGAGGTCGAAGCCGTGCGGCGGGAAGTGCCCGTGCAGGTCGGCGGGCGCGAGCCGGCGGGCGTTCAGGCCCTCCAGCGTCACGCAGCGGTGGTCCTTGCGCAGGCGCTGGTGGAGCTGGTCGTGTCCGACCTCGACCCCCACCACCTTCGCTGCGCCGGCCTGCAGCAGGCAGTCTGTGAAGCCGCCGGTGGATTGGCCGATGTCCAGGCAGGTGATGCCGCGCACGTCGAGCAGGCTGCGCTCAAGTGCGCCTTCGAGCTTGAGCGCGCCGCGCGACACGAAGCGGTCGCCGTCGTCCGCCACCACCGCCAGCCTGGCATCGGGCGGCAGTTCCAGCGACGGCTTGGTGACAGCCTCGCCGTCGTGGCTGACGCGGCCCGCCTCGATGAGGCTGCGCGCCGCGGTGCGCGACGGCGCCAGCCCCTGTGCCACCAGCAACTGGTCGACGCGCAGCAGGCCGTGGCGGTCGGCCGGCTTCTTCGCGTCGGTGGCATGGCGCGGCCGTCCCTGCCGGGCATGGAAGGAATTCATGCTCATCGGGACGGCCTCCGGATGCCGCTCAGTAACGGTAGTGTTCCGACTTGTACGGGCCTTCGACCGGCACGCCGATGTAGGCGGCCTGCGCGGACGTCAGGACGGTGAGCTGGGCGTTGAGCTTCTTCAACTGCAGGCGCGCGACCTTTTCGTCGAGGTGCTTGGGCAGCGTGTAGACGCCCACCGGGTACCTGGCGGTGTGTTGGAACAGTTCGATCTGCGCGATCGTCTGGTTGGCGAAGGAACTGGACATCACGTAGCTCGGGTGGCCGGTGGCGCAGCCGAGGTTCACCAGGCGGCCCTTGGCGAGCAGGATGATCCGCTTGCCGTCGGGGAAGATGATGTGGTCGACCTGCGGCTTGATCTCTTCCCAGCGATACTGCTCGACCGACGCCACGTCGATCTCGTTGTCGAAGTGGCCGATGTTGCAGACGATGGCCTGGTCCTTCATCTTCGCCATGTGGTCGTGGGTGATCACGTGGTAGTTGCCGGTGGCGGTGACGAAGATGTCGGCCTTGTCGGCGGCGTAGTCCATGGTGACGACGCGGTAGCCTTCCATCGCCGCCTGCAGCGCGCAGATGGGGTCGACCTCGGTCACCCACACCTGGGCCGACAGCGCACGCAGCGCCTGCGCCGAGCCCTTGCCCACGTCGCCGTAGCCGCACACCAGCGCGATCTTGCCGGCCACCATGACGTCGGTGGCGCGCTTGATGCCGTCGACCAGCGATTCGCGGCAGCCGTAGAGATTGTCGAACTTGGACTTGGTGACCGAATCGTTGACGTTGATCGCCGGGAAGCGGAGCTCGCCGCGCGCGTGCATCTGGTACAGGCGGTGCACGCCGGTGGTGGTTTCCTCGGTGACGCCCTTGATGTGGGCGAGGCGGGTGGAGTACCAGGCGGGGTCCTGCGCCAGCCTGGCCTCGATGGCGGCGAAGAGGATCGTCTCCTCTTCCGAGCCGGGCCTGGCCAGCACCGACGCATCCTGTTCGGCGCGCGCGCCCAGGTGCAGCAGCAGCGTGGCGTCGCCGCCGTCGTCGAGGATCATGTTGCTGCAGCCGCCGTCCTTCCATTCGAAGATGCGGTGGGTGTAGTCCCAGTAGTCCTCGAGCGATTCGCCCTTGACGGCGAACACCGGGATGCCGTCCTTGGCGATTGCGGCGGCGGCGTGGTCCTGGGTCGAGAAGATGTTGCACGAGGCCCAGCGTACCTGGGCGCCGAGTGCGATCAGGGTTTCGATCAGCACCGCGGTCTGGATCGTCATGTGCAGCGAGCCGGTGATGCGGGCGCCCTTGAGGGGCTGGCTGGCGGCGTATTCCTCGCGGATCGCCATCAGGCCGGGCATCTCGGTCTCGGCGATGCGGATTTCCTTGCGGCCCCAGTCGGCAAGCGACAGGTCGGCGACTACGTGGTCGTTGAGATCAGCCACAGCGTTCATGTGAAGCTCCGTGCTATGGCCGGGAGGGAGGGGACGGCATCATGCTCACCCGACATCCCGAACCCGGCAGGGTTGAGGGTTGCGATCAGGTGAGCGCCGTTGGACATGCCCGCCGGGAGTGGCGGGTTCCGAGCCTGGGGGCCGACGCAGGGGATGCGGCCGGCGCCTTGCAGCGCTCCTCGGAAGAGGTGTGATTATAGCTTCGGGTCTGCCGTGGGTGTCGTACGGGTGGATGGCTGTCCGGCGGATGGGCGTCGTTCGGGCGCTGGCTGTCTGTGCGGGGGACCGCCGTCCGTGCCGGGCATTCCTTCCGGGGGCTGCGGAACTCGCCCTGCGGGCTCGGACAGTCCTCGCCCCCTCCAGGAATGCCCGGCACGGACGGCTGGCGTGGGCGCTGCGTTCGAGGCCGTGCCGGGCGGCCTTACAGCCCGGCGTCCGCGCGCAGCGCGGCGGCCTTGTCGGTCTGCTCCCAGGTGAATTCCGGCTCGTCGCGGCCGAAGTGGCCGTAGGCGGCGGTCTTGGAGTAGATCGGGCGCAGCAGGTCGAGCGTCTGGATGATGGCCTTCGGGCGCAGGTCGAAGTGGCGGCCGATGAGCTGGACGATTCTCTCGTCGGCGATCCTGCCGGTACCGAAAGTGTTGACCATCAGGCTCACCGGGCGCGCGACGCCGATCGCATAGGCGACCTGCACCTCGCACTTGTCGGCCAGGCCGGCGGCGACGATGTTCTTCGCCACGTAGCGGCCGGCATAGGCGGCCGAGCGGTCGACCTTGGACGGGTCCTTGCCGGAGAACGCGCCGCCGCCGTGGTGGGCCGCGCCGCCATAGGTGTCGACGATGATCTTGCGCCCGGTCAGGCCGCAGTCGCCGTGCGGGCCGCCGACGACGAAGCGTCCGGTCGGGTTCACCAGGTAGCGCACTTCGCCCTTCATCAGTTCGGGCGGCAGCACCGGCTTGATGATGGTCTCGATCACCGCCTCGTGGATCTGGGACTGCGACACGTCGGGGTCGTGCTGGGTGGACACCACCACGGTGTCGATCGCCGCGGGCTTGCCGTCGACGTACTTCACCGTGAGCTGGCTCTTGGCGTCGGGGCGCAGCCAGGGCAGGCGGCCGTCCTTCCGCACTTCGGCCTGGCGCTGCATGATGCGGTGCGCGTAGTAGATCGGCAGCGGCATCAGGGCGGCGGTTTCGTTGGTGGCGTAGCCGAACATCAGGCCCTGGTCGCCAGCGCCCTGATCGAGCGGGTCGTCGTTGGCCTGGTTGACGCCCTGGGCGATGTCGGGCGACTGGCGGTTGATCGCCGCCAGCACCGCGCAGCTCTTGTAGTCGAAGCCGATGTCGGAATTGTCGTAGCCGATGCGGCGGATGACTTCCTGCGCGATCTCGCGGTAGTTCGGGTGGGCGGTGGTGGTGATCTCGCCCGAGATCACGACGAGGCCGGTCGACACCAGCGTTTCGCAGGCGACGCGCGCCTTGGGGTCCTCGGTCAGGATGGCGTCGAGCACGCCGTCGGAAACCTGGTCGGCGACCTTGTCCGGATGGCCTTCGGAAACGGATTCGGAGGTGAAGAGAAAGGTGCTCAAGATGCTGCTCCAAAAAGGCGAAATCCCCGGTTCGCACTGGCCTTGCGTGACGGCCGGCTCCGGGGATGCTTTCGAGCAGCCGACGCTTTAGCAGAACTTGTTTTGGCGGAAGAGGCGTCATCCGGCCGATGCCGGTCGCTTCCGCTGGCCGCCCTGCAAGTTGTCGAGTTAACTCGGCGGCTAAGTCATAATTATACGAAGCCGCTTCCGGAGGTCAAACGCTCCGGCCCGCCGAGCGTGATTTCCTGCTGAGCGACGTGATCGTCCAATCCCTGTTCCGCCTCCTCGCCCGTCTTCCCTTGTCCTGGCTGCACCGCCTCGGTGGCTGGGCCGGCTGGATCACCTACGCGGCGTCGCCGACCTACCGCCGCCGCCTGCGGCAGAACCTGTTCAATGCGCTGGGGCGCGAGGACACGCGCCTGCTGCGTGCCGCGATCGCCGAGACCGGCCGGCAGTTCATCGAAATCGCATGGGTGTGGCTGCGTCCGGTGGACGCGGTCATGGAGAAGCTGCGGGTGGAGGGCTGGGAACTGGTCGAGGCCGCGCACCGCGAGGGTGCCGGGCTGCTGTTCGTCACGCCGCACCTGGGCTGCTTCGAGATCAATGCGCAGTACATCGCCACCCGCGAGCCGATCACCGTGCTCTACCGGCCGCCGCGCAAGTCGGTGCTGGCGCCGCTGATGGAAGCGGGGCGCTCGCGGCCGCAGTTGCGCGCCGCACCGGCCGACCTGTCCGGCGTGCGTCAACTGGTGAAGACGCTGCGCAACCGCGGGGCGGTGGGCATGCTGCCCGACCAGGTGCCGGGCGCGGGCGAAGGCGTGTGGGCGCCGTTCTTCGGCCGCCCGGCGTGGACGATGACGCTGGCCGCGCGCCTAGCCGAGGTGAAGGGCGTGCGCACGATCTACTGCTGGGTCGAGCGCCTGCCGCGCGGCGAGGGTTTCGTCATGCGCCTGTATCCGCCGACGCTGCCGCTGGAGGGGGATCTCGAGGCGCGCTGCGCCACCATCAACCGCGAGGTCGAGCGCCTGATCATGCTGCGCCCCGAGCAGTACCTGTGGGGCTACAACCGCTACAAGAAGCCGCGTTCGCCCCGGACCGGCGACAGCGGCGGCGCGGCGGACGGCGCGGGCGGAGACGGGCAGTGAGCCGTCTGGCGATCGGCCTGATCTGGCTGCTCCACTTCCTGCCGCTGCCGCTGCTCGCCGCCCTGGGCCGCGGCTTCGGCCTGCTGCTGTACCCGTTCGCGCGCTGGCGCCGGCATGTGGTGCAGACCAATCTGCGGCTGTGCTTTCCGGAACTGGACGAACCCGCGCGGCGGCGGCTGGCGCGGCGGCACTTCGCGCTGCTCGGCCGCAGCCTGTTCGAGCGCGGCCTGCTGTGGTGGGCGAGCGCCGCACGCCTGAAGGAGATCGTGCCCATCGAGGGGCTCGAGCACCTGCGCCGCGCGCAGGACGAGGGCCGCGCGGTGATCCTGCTGGCGCCGCATTTCCTCGGCCTGGACATGGCCGGCACCCGGATCACGCTGGAGATCGACGCGGTCAGCATCTATTCGCGGCAGCGCAACAAGGTGTTCGACCGCTGGCTGTACCATGGCCGCAGCCGCTTCGGCGACCAGTTGCTGCTGTCGCGCAGCGACGGCGTGCGCAGCACGGTGAAGGCGATGAAGTCGGGGCGCCCCTTCTACTACCTGCCCGATCTCGACTACGGCCGCAGGGAATCGATCTTCGTGCCCTTCTTCGGCATTCCGGCGGCGACCATCTCCGCCCTGCCGCGCCTCGCGCGCCTGGCCGACGCGGCGGTGCTGCCCTGCGTCGCGCGCCTGCAGCCGCGCGGCGGCTGCGTGCTGCAGATCGGCGCGCCGTGGGAGAATTTCCCCGGTGGCGACGTCGAAGGCGACGTGGCGCGCATGAACACCTGGCTCGAAGGCGTGATCCGCACCATGCCGGAGCAATACTACTGGGTGCATCGCCGCTTCAAGACGCGGCCGCGCGGCGAGCCGAAGTTCTACTGAAACCGTCTGGACCTCCTGCAATGAAACTGCGCTTCACCAAGATGCACGGCCTCGGCAACGACTTCGTCGTGATCGACGCCACCCGCGCTCCGGTCGAACTCACGCCCGAGCGTGTCGCCGCCATCGCCGACCGCCATTTCGGCGTCGGTTGCGACCAGTTGCTGGTGGTCGAGCCGGCGAGCACGCCGGGGGTGGATTTCCGCTATCGCATCTTCAATGCCGACGGCGGCGAGGTCGAGCAGTG
This DNA window, taken from Thauera sp. K11, encodes the following:
- a CDS encoding TlyA family RNA methyltransferase, which encodes MSMNSFHARQGRPRHATDAKKPADRHGLLRVDQLLVAQGLAPSRTAARSLIEAGRVSHDGEAVTKPSLELPPDARLAVVADDGDRFVSRGALKLEGALERSLLDVRGITCLDIGQSTGGFTDCLLQAGAAKVVGVEVGHDQLHQRLRKDHRCVTLEGLNARRLAPADLHGHFPPHGFDLIVCDASFISLALLMPQWPALLAPGGHVLALVKPQFEVGPQGLGKGGIVRDAARYAEVETRLRAAAHDAGLRILDWFESPIAGGDGNREFFFHGIRATDAGTPPHTP
- the ahcY gene encoding adenosylhomocysteinase codes for the protein MNAVADLNDHVVADLSLADWGRKEIRIAETEMPGLMAIREEYAASQPLKGARITGSLHMTIQTAVLIETLIALGAQVRWASCNIFSTQDHAAAAIAKDGIPVFAVKGESLEDYWDYTHRIFEWKDGGCSNMILDDGGDATLLLHLGARAEQDASVLARPGSEEETILFAAIEARLAQDPAWYSTRLAHIKGVTEETTTGVHRLYQMHARGELRFPAINVNDSVTKSKFDNLYGCRESLVDGIKRATDVMVAGKIALVCGYGDVGKGSAQALRALSAQVWVTEVDPICALQAAMEGYRVVTMDYAADKADIFVTATGNYHVITHDHMAKMKDQAIVCNIGHFDNEIDVASVEQYRWEEIKPQVDHIIFPDGKRIILLAKGRLVNLGCATGHPSYVMSSSFANQTIAQIELFQHTARYPVGVYTLPKHLDEKVARLQLKKLNAQLTVLTSAQAAYIGVPVEGPYKSEHYRY
- the metK gene encoding methionine adenosyltransferase; translated protein: MSTFLFTSESVSEGHPDKVADQVSDGVLDAILTEDPKARVACETLVSTGLVVISGEITTTAHPNYREIAQEVIRRIGYDNSDIGFDYKSCAVLAAINRQSPDIAQGVNQANDDPLDQGAGDQGLMFGYATNETAALMPLPIYYAHRIMQRQAEVRKDGRLPWLRPDAKSQLTVKYVDGKPAAIDTVVVSTQHDPDVSQSQIHEAVIETIIKPVLPPELMKGEVRYLVNPTGRFVVGGPHGDCGLTGRKIIVDTYGGAAHHGGGAFSGKDPSKVDRSAAYAGRYVAKNIVAAGLADKCEVQVAYAIGVARPVSLMVNTFGTGRIADERIVQLIGRHFDLRPKAIIQTLDLLRPIYSKTAAYGHFGRDEPEFTWEQTDKAAALRADAGL
- a CDS encoding lysophospholipid acyltransferase family protein; this encodes MIVQSLFRLLARLPLSWLHRLGGWAGWITYAASPTYRRRLRQNLFNALGREDTRLLRAAIAETGRQFIEIAWVWLRPVDAVMEKLRVEGWELVEAAHREGAGLLFVTPHLGCFEINAQYIATREPITVLYRPPRKSVLAPLMEAGRSRPQLRAAPADLSGVRQLVKTLRNRGAVGMLPDQVPGAGEGVWAPFFGRPAWTMTLAARLAEVKGVRTIYCWVERLPRGEGFVMRLYPPTLPLEGDLEARCATINREVERLIMLRPEQYLWGYNRYKKPRSPRTGDSGGAADGAGGDGQ
- a CDS encoding lysophospholipid acyltransferase family protein — protein: MSRLAIGLIWLLHFLPLPLLAALGRGFGLLLYPFARWRRHVVQTNLRLCFPELDEPARRRLARRHFALLGRSLFERGLLWWASAARLKEIVPIEGLEHLRRAQDEGRAVILLAPHFLGLDMAGTRITLEIDAVSIYSRQRNKVFDRWLYHGRSRFGDQLLLSRSDGVRSTVKAMKSGRPFYYLPDLDYGRRESIFVPFFGIPAATISALPRLARLADAAVLPCVARLQPRGGCVLQIGAPWENFPGGDVEGDVARMNTWLEGVIRTMPEQYYWVHRRFKTRPRGEPKFY